TTCGTCAACACCTGCGACGTTTCTCGCTGGCTCATGCCCTGCGGCTCGCCAGACCGGTATCCCAACCGGCTCAACTCGGCGCAGGTAGAACGGTACTGCCAGTCGGAGAGCAGTCCCAGGTCGTGCATCCGGTAGGTCAGAGCCATGGCAGAGACGTTCCAGATCCGCTTGCCGCGAAGGATCTGATCGACGTGTGCACCTGAGGGCATGTGTCCTAGAACGCTCGCTCGAGGCATCAAGAACGCGGAGGCAAAGTCGTTCGCTTGCCGTTCGGCCTCGGGCCCTGAGCAGGCGTGCTCACTACCGTGCATGACGAGGTGACCCAGTTCATGGGCCGCGTCGAAGCGCCCTCGCTCGGCCGACTTGAGTGTGTTGAGGAATACGAACGGAACGCCGTCGCGCCACACGGCGAAGGCGTCGACCTCTGCGTGGTCGGGATCGAGTGAAAACACTCGAACTCCGTGTGCTTCCAGAAGGTGCACCATATTGGGCGCTGGCGCTTCCGCCAGACCCCAGCGGGTGCGAACCATGCCAGCGGCTGTTTCCGGGTCAGGTTTGCCCAGTGAAGGCACATTCACTTCTGGTAGGCGGAACCTTTCGTCGATCCACTCGTAAAGCATCGCGCCTAGCGCGCCTGCGGCTCGCGCGGCTTCGAGGACCCTGGCCGAGGTCTTGCTCCGTGCCCGCCACGAGATGCCCTCGGCGGGGAGCTCATCCAGCGCAGAGCCTTCGAAGAAGGCGGTAGGGAAGTCGAGCGCTGAGGCGATCTTGGCGACAGTGTCGGGACGGGGCGCAGTGCGTCCTGTCTCGTAGTTTGACAGGCTCTGCAGTGACACCCCAGCTCGGTCCGACAACTCAGCAAGGGTAAGACCCCTGCGCTTGCGGGCCAGTGTGATGCGGGACGGGGTCACCATGGGGGCTGCCTCAGTTATTGGTGGTGCACAGCAGGGCGACAGGTTTCGCCGCCCCGCCAACGGGCCTCAG
This region of Streptomyces sp. NBC_00513 genomic DNA includes:
- a CDS encoding XRE family transcriptional regulator, which codes for MVTPSRITLARKRRGLTLAELSDRAGVSLQSLSNYETGRTAPRPDTVAKIASALDFPTAFFEGSALDELPAEGISWRARSKTSARVLEAARAAGALGAMLYEWIDERFRLPEVNVPSLGKPDPETAAGMVRTRWGLAEAPAPNMVHLLEAHGVRVFSLDPDHAEVDAFAVWRDGVPFVFLNTLKSAERGRFDAAHELGHLVMHGSEHACSGPEAERQANDFASAFLMPRASVLGHMPSGAHVDQILRGKRIWNVSAMALTYRMHDLGLLSDWQYRSTCAELSRLGYRSGEPQGMSQRETSQVLTKVFTALRSKRVRPGSVAAELGLTSEEMNRLMFGLTLTTFEGKGQQATAAATRSLSVVP